A window of Castanea sativa cultivar Marrone di Chiusa Pesio chromosome 1, ASM4071231v1 contains these coding sequences:
- the LOC142625168 gene encoding uncharacterized protein LOC142625168 has protein sequence MTTKFNKGMYEKMRSKKDEPLSSLGKKVVRVKGKVTSVTPTVSTTPVVSGAETTRTASPATSVEEIPTPASKRPRTSDKEKDAAGSSSIWDDERLATDRARGVVNAEDLKVLSGSTPAELMGRHIHKLVQVLGEAVHFSAEYQAQEAKVESSLSRIKVLEMENSRLKRELITAMEDVHQYKDEVKKLGDDLKVEQQLGYGKRTSGSRPAKEKIKVVASRAIEGFQRAKSTTVCSSVGTLRGLSS, from the exons ATGACGACGAAATTCAACAAGGGTATGTATGAAAAAATGAGGTCCAAGAAAGACGAACCCTTGTCGAGCCTCGGGAAGAAGGTGGTTCGAGTGAAGGGCAAGGTTACTTCCGTTACTCCGACAGTCTCGACCACACCCGTGGTTTCGGGTGCCGAGACGACGAGGACGGCTTCTCCAGCCACTTCGGTAGAAGAAATTCCGACACCCGCTTCCAAGAGGCCTCGCACATCGGACAAAGAAAAGGATGCCGCCGGATCGTCCTCGATTTGGGATGACGAGAGGTTGGCGACGGATCGGGCTCGTGGGGTAGTGAATGCCGAGGACCTGAAGGTGCTTTCAGGTTCGACTCCAGCTGAGTTGATGGGTCGTCATATCCATAAACTCGTCCAG gtgtTGGGGGAAGCCGTCCATTTTTCAGCGGAGTATCAAGCTCAGGAGGCCAAGGTCGAGTCTTCGCTTTCTCGGATCAAAGTCCTGGAGATGGAGAACTCGAGGCTGAAGAGGGAGCTGATAACCGCGATGGAGGATGTTCACCAATACAAGGACGAGGTCAAAAAGCTGGGCGACGATCTTAAGGTTGAACAGCAGCTCGGTTACGGGAAAAGGACGAGCGGCTCGCGGCCCGCGAAGGAAAAAATCAAGGTCGTCGCCTCTAGGGCCATCGAGGGCTTCCAGCGGGCGAAGAGTACAACTGTGTGCTCTTCGGTTGGTACTTTAAGGGGTTTGAGCTCTTGA